In Leptospira congkakensis, one DNA window encodes the following:
- a CDS encoding RecQ family ATP-dependent DNA helicase: MGNLIVDPFGFTEILRVTLDLRSELKTKFGFSEFRPGQEEAIRSVLDGQDTLAILPTGAGKSLIYQFPASIQKNKLTLVISPLIALMKDQTESLLAKGIPAAFCNSTQDEVEQMTILAKSVKGEIRVLLVSPERALSNGFLRIFRELDLFALVVDEAHCVSQWGHDFRPEYRQIHILRERHPRPHFPILALTATATGKVQTDVQAALGMKSPKVVLSTFYRPNLKFSVEYPAAERDKADRLIELLEPWKDGRKFPGRAIVYCATRKKTDETYDLLKDFGFSVGKYHAGRTDGIRERTQNAYTSGKVPILVATNAFGMGMDQPDVRLVVHYQVPASLEAYYQEAGRAGRDGLGSECVLFFKAGDVATQAFMLSKETNFKGGDTLLKYIKEYAGKEECRQVQLCSYFGESISPCGNCDICTEVGANLHRTHFLKSEAAKVQKKNEKREYPLSEWEEDTIQNFLKEHPAVFGKTIIAKTLVGKRTKDVLRYRMERNPYHGKLDGIPEEAVVAKLETWVEEKKVLVAGAKYPKLYLPNFAKIKSKLSSSNSDETNSLKTKLKKPPTLNSQILKELINYRDRKARQLKWKKFMVFQNPVLKRIAERKPKNLSELEATKGVGPAKVERFGNDIIEILSKWD; the protein is encoded by the coding sequence AACTGGTGCGGGAAAATCTCTGATCTACCAATTCCCCGCCAGCATTCAGAAAAATAAACTAACCCTAGTTATATCTCCTCTCATCGCTTTAATGAAAGACCAAACCGAGAGTTTGCTTGCCAAAGGAATTCCCGCTGCTTTTTGTAATTCCACTCAAGATGAAGTGGAACAAATGACCATCCTTGCCAAGTCGGTGAAAGGAGAAATCCGAGTCCTACTTGTTTCCCCAGAGAGAGCTTTGTCGAATGGATTCTTACGTATCTTTCGGGAACTGGATTTATTTGCCCTTGTTGTGGATGAAGCCCATTGTGTTTCGCAATGGGGACATGACTTTCGTCCCGAATATCGCCAAATCCATATTTTGCGGGAACGCCATCCTCGTCCCCATTTTCCCATCCTGGCACTGACTGCCACAGCCACAGGGAAAGTACAAACCGATGTCCAAGCAGCATTGGGAATGAAATCACCGAAAGTGGTGCTTTCTACTTTTTATAGACCCAATTTAAAATTCAGTGTGGAATATCCGGCTGCCGAAAGGGACAAAGCAGATCGATTGATCGAACTATTGGAACCTTGGAAAGATGGAAGAAAATTTCCGGGTCGTGCCATTGTTTATTGTGCCACAAGAAAAAAAACCGACGAAACGTATGATCTTTTAAAAGACTTCGGATTCTCTGTGGGAAAATACCATGCCGGCAGGACTGATGGAATCCGAGAACGAACGCAAAATGCTTATACTTCAGGGAAGGTTCCTATCCTTGTAGCCACCAATGCCTTTGGAATGGGAATGGACCAACCTGATGTTCGTTTGGTGGTGCATTACCAAGTCCCTGCCTCCCTCGAAGCCTATTACCAAGAAGCAGGTCGAGCCGGAAGAGATGGACTTGGTTCGGAATGTGTTTTGTTTTTTAAAGCAGGTGACGTGGCCACACAAGCCTTTATGTTATCAAAGGAAACAAACTTTAAAGGGGGAGACACTCTCCTCAAATACATCAAAGAATATGCTGGCAAAGAAGAATGTCGGCAAGTCCAACTCTGTTCTTATTTTGGTGAATCCATTTCTCCTTGTGGAAATTGTGATATCTGTACGGAAGTGGGAGCAAACCTCCATCGTACTCATTTTTTAAAATCAGAAGCTGCCAAAGTCCAAAAGAAAAACGAAAAAAGAGAGTATCCTCTTTCCGAATGGGAAGAAGATACCATTCAAAATTTTTTAAAGGAACATCCAGCTGTATTTGGAAAAACCATCATCGCAAAAACTCTTGTGGGTAAACGTACAAAAGATGTGCTCCGGTACCGAATGGAACGAAATCCATATCACGGAAAGTTAGATGGGATTCCCGAAGAAGCAGTGGTGGCAAAATTAGAAACTTGGGTAGAGGAAAAAAAAGTTTTAGTAGCTGGTGCCAAATACCCTAAACTGTATTTACCCAATTTTGCAAAAATAAAATCTAAACTATCATCATCTAACTCTGATGAAACGAATAGTTTAAAAACAAAACTAAAAAAACCTCCCACTCTGAATTCACAAATTTTAAAAGAACTCATCAACTACCGAGACAGAAAAGCAAGACAACTCAAATGGAAAAAATTTATGGTATTTCAAAATCCCGTTCTCAAACGAATTGCGGAAAGAAAACCAAAGAACCTTTCTGAATTAGAAGCCACAAAAGGTGTGGGACCTGCCAAAGTAGAACGATTTGGAAATGATATCATCGAGATCTTATCTAAATGGGACTAA
- a CDS encoding amidohydrolase family protein yields MGKIAGKIVTHEREFEGTIEFDSNTGLITDVKDGIDADARQFSDGSVIFPGFGDIHIHAREDVSGKHTYKEDFISAGNAAINGGVIHVADMPNNPVPPIDDESYAAKQALTKKAPIHITLYAGIGPHTKPLTKKVPYKVFMGPSIGELFFHDNASLEEVIKHYVGQDISFHCEDPEILIANQSQPTHEERRPKEAETVATDFALYLIEKYNLKGKLCHYSTKDGLSKIIAAKKRGVNVTCEVTPTHLMFDTDMLTETNHKWFQMNPPLRGKEDREAMVKGILDGHIDYLATDHAPHSIEEKQKGTSGISQLDTYGLFVTYMILKLNIPLQTIAIICSKNPGEFVAPYLPDQFGKGVGIINQGYAANFSILNLKKPVEFKKSMVKSKSGWSPFEGFNFPGSIEAVYFLGKEIHAK; encoded by the coding sequence ATGGGAAAAATTGCAGGGAAGATCGTAACTCACGAAAGGGAATTCGAAGGCACAATCGAGTTTGATTCGAATACTGGGCTTATCACAGATGTGAAAGATGGGATCGATGCCGATGCTCGCCAGTTTTCTGATGGTTCGGTGATTTTTCCTGGTTTCGGAGATATCCACATCCATGCAAGAGAAGATGTGAGTGGAAAACATACTTACAAAGAAGATTTTATCTCAGCTGGTAACGCTGCCATCAATGGTGGTGTGATCCATGTGGCGGATATGCCAAACAATCCGGTTCCTCCTATTGATGATGAATCTTACGCCGCAAAACAAGCGCTCACCAAAAAAGCACCCATCCATATCACATTGTATGCAGGGATTGGACCTCATACCAAACCACTAACAAAAAAAGTTCCCTATAAAGTGTTTATGGGTCCGTCGATTGGAGAATTATTTTTTCATGACAATGCTTCTTTAGAAGAAGTCATCAAACACTATGTGGGCCAAGACATTAGTTTTCACTGCGAAGATCCAGAGATTTTAATCGCCAACCAATCACAACCCACACATGAAGAAAGACGTCCCAAAGAAGCAGAAACAGTGGCTACTGATTTTGCTTTGTATTTGATCGAAAAATACAACCTCAAAGGCAAACTTTGCCACTACTCGACAAAAGACGGTCTTTCTAAAATCATCGCGGCTAAAAAACGAGGAGTGAATGTAACTTGTGAAGTCACTCCCACTCATTTGATGTTTGATACGGATATGTTAACAGAAACCAATCATAAATGGTTTCAAATGAATCCACCACTTCGTGGCAAAGAAGATCGCGAAGCTATGGTAAAAGGAATTTTGGATGGACATATTGACTATTTAGCAACGGACCATGCCCCTCATTCCATAGAAGAAAAACAAAAAGGGACCAGTGGGATCTCTCAACTTGATACATATGGGTTGTTTGTCACCTATATGATACTCAAACTAAACATTCCTTTGCAGACCATAGCAATTATATGTTCCAAAAACCCAGGGGAATTTGTGGCTCCCTACCTACCTGACCAATTTGGCAAAGGAGTTGGGATCATTAATCAGGGTTATGCGGCGAATTTTTCTATCCTAAATTTAAAAAAACCAGTTGAATTTAAAAAATCAATGGTTAAAAGTAAGTCCGGCTGGTCACCCTTTGAAGGATTTAATTTTCCTGGATCCATTGAAGCAGTTTACTTTTTAGGCAAAGAAATACATGCAAAATGA
- a CDS encoding sensor domain-containing protein, which translates to MQNEPLGSKILSGLTVKSLLAEYPNSFQVLDWEGNFVSVTERFARFLEFEPKNIVGKSIVDFAHEDDKENTKYTFDSLGENPNILNFENRLVTNSKEEVWIIWLLIPLRESKIILGFDRDVTIQKDISFEFLLQQQKYKSIFDNLPMGIAITDEKGKIVETNKTARTYFNIQDGELLNRTLNIRKYTLIQPNGNKIYPRNSSLMRALRHKEVIRNLEIGLIKEDKITWFDILATPIPMENFGLAVAFLDITQRRHAEEKIAYMAFFDQLTNLPNRNSLIDKLFPIFEEARRHGNLVGVLAIDLDNFKIINDSRGHDFGDKIIKLVAYRIRESIRVYDLISRQGGDEFTVVLPDLSNERDAAVISESILDAMTHPFVIDGERIFVNISVGIALYPTDGKDSNTLLKNADSALNLAKSQGKNCYVFFTEELQTVVAERLEIENRMRIAIIENQFTLMYQPKIDLYTKKPTGVEALIRWRHPERGLISPNVFIPISEETGMILAIGEWVIKSAIQTMRYWKDEGVSDVSMAVNISTKQFKHERLISTIAENLKLFKVDPHDLEVELTESSVMENADAAVRTMQEIRKLGAKIAIDDFGTGYSSLGYLKKLPISSLKIDRSFVSEITSDKDSKTIIHAVSNLAHNLGLSVVAEGAETEEQVQLLAESGVDLIQGFYFAKPMTSEDCLQFLKAELGISD; encoded by the coding sequence ATGCAAAATGAGCCATTAGGCAGTAAAATTCTCTCTGGACTCACAGTTAAGTCACTCCTTGCCGAATATCCGAATAGTTTTCAAGTATTAGATTGGGAAGGAAATTTTGTTTCTGTTACCGAACGTTTTGCTCGGTTTTTAGAATTTGAACCCAAAAACATTGTCGGTAAATCTATCGTCGATTTTGCACACGAAGACGACAAAGAGAACACAAAATATACGTTTGATAGTTTGGGTGAAAATCCGAATATTTTAAACTTTGAAAACCGACTGGTCACCAATTCAAAAGAAGAAGTGTGGATCATTTGGTTGCTCATCCCTTTACGTGAGTCCAAAATCATTTTAGGTTTTGATCGCGATGTCACCATCCAAAAAGACATATCGTTTGAATTCCTCCTCCAACAACAAAAGTACAAATCTATTTTTGACAACTTACCGATGGGCATAGCCATCACTGATGAAAAAGGGAAAATTGTTGAAACCAATAAAACAGCAAGAACCTATTTTAACATCCAAGACGGGGAACTTTTAAATCGGACTTTAAACATTCGTAAATACACTCTCATCCAACCGAATGGAAATAAAATTTACCCGAGAAATTCCAGTCTGATGCGGGCGCTTCGTCACAAAGAAGTGATTCGTAATTTAGAAATTGGTCTGATCAAAGAAGATAAAATTACTTGGTTTGATATTTTAGCAACTCCCATTCCTATGGAAAACTTTGGGCTGGCGGTTGCTTTTCTCGACATCACACAAAGAAGGCATGCAGAAGAAAAAATTGCTTATATGGCATTTTTTGACCAACTCACAAACCTTCCCAATCGTAACTCTCTCATCGATAAACTATTTCCTATCTTTGAAGAAGCAAGAAGACATGGAAACCTTGTGGGAGTTCTTGCCATTGATTTGGATAATTTCAAAATCATCAATGATTCCAGAGGCCATGACTTTGGTGACAAAATCATCAAACTCGTTGCTTATCGAATCCGGGAAAGTATACGAGTGTATGATTTGATTAGCAGACAAGGTGGAGATGAATTCACCGTTGTACTACCTGATCTTTCGAACGAACGTGATGCGGCCGTCATTTCAGAATCCATTTTGGATGCGATGACCCATCCCTTTGTTATTGATGGAGAAAGAATATTCGTAAATATTTCCGTTGGGATCGCCTTATACCCAACAGACGGAAAAGACTCCAATACACTTCTAAAAAATGCAGACAGTGCCCTCAACTTGGCGAAATCCCAAGGAAAAAACTGTTATGTTTTTTTTACAGAAGAACTCCAAACCGTAGTCGCTGAACGATTAGAAATCGAAAATCGAATGCGGATTGCCATCATCGAAAATCAATTCACTTTGATGTACCAACCCAAAATCGATCTTTATACAAAAAAACCAACAGGTGTAGAAGCTCTCATTCGCTGGCGTCATCCGGAACGTGGGCTTATCTCTCCGAATGTTTTTATTCCTATCTCTGAAGAAACAGGAATGATTTTAGCAATTGGGGAATGGGTGATTAAATCAGCCATCCAAACCATGAGGTATTGGAAAGATGAAGGGGTCAGCGATGTTTCTATGGCGGTGAATATCTCCACCAAACAGTTCAAACACGAAAGACTCATCTCGACCATTGCAGAAAACTTAAAATTATTTAAAGTGGATCCACATGATTTAGAAGTGGAACTTACCGAAAGTTCTGTCATGGAAAATGCTGATGCTGCCGTTCGTACGATGCAAGAGATTCGAAAACTCGGGGCTAAAATCGCCATTGATGATTTTGGAACGGGATACAGTAGTTTGGGGTATTTGAAAAAACTTCCGATTTCCTCCTTAAAAATTGACCGTTCCTTTGTTTCCGAAATCACATCCGATAAAGATTCCAAAACCATCATCCATGCTGTTTCCAACCTAGCACATAACCTTGGTTTGAGTGTAGTTGCGGAAGGTGCAGAAACCGAAGAACAGGTGCAATTACTTGCAGAAAGTGGAGTTGACCTCATCCAAGGATTCTATTTTGCCAAACCGATGACTTCTGAGGATTGCCTTCAATTTCTGAAGGCAGAACTTGGAATTTCGGATTGA
- the pheT gene encoding phenylalanine--tRNA ligase subunit beta, translated as MKLSVDWLNEFTPLSQIPFEKVLEKINTSICEIDDVEEFKVHLSSVITVKIKSLEKHPNAEKLQTTIATDGSKEYQIVTAATNVKVGDIVPLALPGTKLDGKEILDSELRGVRSQGMYCSEKELGLALESSGVLIFPADTSLGISVRKLYLWEDTILTIDNKSITHRPDLWNHFGFARELASQLQLPLNDFPFQADTKWESGNEGLVVEKTDNAHAYFVCSIQNVNISPSNTKIKSRLEKCGIRSINNVVDVSNYLLLELGQPTHFFDRERLKSTSFSVVKSKDGDSFPLLDDTTPKLQKDLLLIQNGKDSVALAGVMGGKDSAVIDSTKNIVMESAVFKREDVRYTIRKTNIRTESAVRYEKGLDSYTCLPVMKRAVQLLKENGNPNIKVYEPQGFNQTESKSVSIQTNLTFLRNKLGKNISQSEVTEILNRLGFKVTNKEEELTVLVPKYRQNYDVTIPEDLVEEIGRTIGYASIKTEALSMAVETPIRNPLRELERRVKNFLALEVGFNEVYNYSFASPTDSKFESKEESSSLKIANEMPDEYSLLRNSLFPGLIKQAKLNQDRFESVNLFELGRTYHKEGKGTELAEERRWVSILSLSKNKPNDLTAVELEFLQIRETISELFQYLNLPKFEWAKTNRNYFHPNAGLVLSYDETEIVELGILHTRYADEYDLKRRAILSKINMETLVEVWEKYGRNSHFVPPSNFPQGQLDLSLLMNEKDSTESFANLVQTMKIPELESVFVQTIFKGETVGEGKKSVTYRFKLMSYDKTFTQERFKELSDSLVETAKANGYNLR; from the coding sequence TTGAAACTTTCAGTTGATTGGTTAAACGAATTTACCCCGCTCTCCCAGATTCCGTTCGAAAAGGTTCTGGAAAAAATTAATACATCCATTTGCGAAATTGATGATGTGGAAGAATTTAAAGTCCACCTATCTTCGGTTATCACTGTCAAAATCAAATCACTGGAAAAACATCCCAATGCGGAAAAATTGCAAACAACCATCGCCACAGATGGTTCCAAGGAATACCAAATTGTCACTGCCGCCACCAATGTAAAGGTGGGTGACATTGTTCCTTTGGCCCTTCCAGGAACCAAACTGGATGGAAAAGAAATTTTAGATTCTGAACTTAGGGGTGTTCGTTCCCAAGGGATGTACTGTTCCGAAAAAGAATTGGGTCTCGCATTAGAATCCTCAGGAGTTTTGATTTTTCCCGCTGACACAAGTCTTGGAATCTCCGTTCGCAAACTTTATTTATGGGAAGATACCATTCTCACGATTGATAATAAATCCATCACACATAGACCAGACCTTTGGAATCATTTTGGATTTGCACGTGAACTCGCATCCCAACTCCAATTGCCTTTGAATGATTTTCCTTTCCAAGCAGATACAAAATGGGAATCCGGAAATGAAGGATTGGTCGTGGAAAAAACAGACAATGCACACGCATATTTTGTTTGTTCGATCCAAAACGTAAACATCAGTCCATCAAATACTAAAATCAAATCTAGACTCGAAAAATGTGGAATTCGTTCGATCAATAATGTTGTGGATGTTTCTAACTATCTTTTGTTAGAGCTTGGACAACCCACACATTTTTTTGACCGCGAAAGATTAAAGTCCACATCCTTTTCTGTTGTAAAATCAAAAGACGGCGACTCCTTTCCTTTGTTAGATGATACAACCCCTAAATTACAAAAAGATCTACTTCTCATTCAAAATGGAAAAGATTCCGTTGCCCTCGCAGGTGTGATGGGAGGAAAGGATTCTGCGGTGATCGATTCTACCAAAAACATAGTCATGGAATCGGCAGTTTTCAAAAGAGAAGATGTTCGTTATACAATCCGTAAAACCAATATTCGTACAGAATCGGCAGTTCGTTATGAAAAAGGTTTAGATAGTTATACTTGTTTGCCTGTGATGAAACGTGCTGTGCAATTATTAAAAGAAAACGGAAATCCAAACATCAAAGTATATGAACCACAGGGTTTCAACCAAACAGAATCAAAATCGGTTTCCATTCAAACGAATCTAACTTTCCTACGTAATAAATTAGGTAAAAACATTTCACAAAGTGAAGTGACAGAAATCCTAAACAGACTTGGATTTAAAGTCACAAACAAGGAAGAAGAATTAACAGTTCTTGTTCCTAAATACAGACAAAACTACGATGTTACCATCCCTGAAGATCTTGTGGAAGAAATTGGAAGGACCATTGGTTATGCTTCTATCAAAACCGAAGCACTTTCTATGGCAGTAGAAACACCAATTCGTAATCCATTACGTGAATTAGAAAGAAGAGTCAAAAACTTTCTCGCTTTAGAAGTGGGATTCAATGAAGTTTATAATTATTCTTTTGCTTCCCCTACTGATTCTAAATTTGAATCAAAAGAAGAAAGTTCGTCTTTAAAAATTGCGAATGAAATGCCCGACGAATATTCCTTACTCCGAAATAGTTTATTTCCTGGCCTTATCAAACAAGCCAAACTCAACCAAGACCGATTCGAATCTGTTAATTTGTTTGAATTAGGTAGAACCTATCACAAAGAAGGAAAGGGAACGGAACTCGCAGAAGAAAGACGTTGGGTGTCGATCCTTTCTCTTTCCAAAAACAAACCAAATGATCTAACAGCGGTTGAATTGGAATTTTTACAAATCAGAGAAACCATTTCTGAACTTTTCCAATATTTAAACTTACCTAAATTCGAATGGGCAAAAACCAATAGAAATTACTTCCATCCTAACGCCGGACTTGTTCTTTCTTATGATGAAACAGAAATCGTGGAATTAGGAATCCTTCACACTCGTTATGCGGATGAATATGATTTAAAACGCAGAGCCATTCTTTCTAAAATCAATATGGAAACGTTAGTGGAAGTTTGGGAAAAGTATGGAAGGAATTCGCATTTTGTTCCACCATCTAACTTTCCACAAGGTCAATTGGATCTTTCTCTACTGATGAACGAAAAAGATTCGACTGAGTCTTTTGCAAACTTAGTACAAACGATGAAGATTCCAGAGTTAGAATCAGTATTTGTTCAAACCATCTTTAAAGGTGAAACAGTAGGTGAAGGAAAAAAATCTGTTACCTATCGTTTTAAACTTATGTCCTATGACAAAACGTTTACCCAAGAAAGGTTTAAAGAACTTTCGGATTCACTTGTAGAAACAGCAAAAGCGAACGGCTATAACTTACGATAA
- a CDS encoding 7TM diverse intracellular signaling domain-containing protein, whose product MRTLLTVILSGLALSCSRLEIQKSITDDSFVPQKIDYAISSATEVNFQKLRWTPIFKNNLSLGFQSDHVYLRIKATNQTSANKLILDLGNPHLDFVRVYEDGNPEPIKEGGDFIAHSHWDAFSKSIAFELDWKENETKTLILETKSSSNVSYLIRFYSKDTFYLKENLENTILGFFYGTIFIMVIYNLFIYFILKEKAYITYSVSIFFNLALQMYLNGILNQVITLDHPEIHNRIGSIIVTCSAVSGWTFAQQTLNLRESNPWSHRLIQSLKIIVLFYILIPYSYLPINIAVRLGNLIAQLFVVSVLVVALINYSTGNKQARLFLFGWITLLFGILMYTLMQNGVLPVNLFTIYANQIGSTLEAGILSLALANKINELKEEKANTQALALVTLEEKVRERTKTLDESLNLIKKDLNVAKKIQKTLFSDIKTSDPRIHFHSYYQSMSEVGGDFYDLTQVKPDYYRIFVADATGHGIQAALITMAIKAEYESLKMIYDHPDDLVFHMNQIFINKYSNIQTIFTCSVCDIDLKNKLLFYASAGHPDQIHQRVYDIKLLPRTGKIIGLMDHTQYRIIEHQIEEGDRIFLFTDGIFEQFNEEKELFGEERLYDILKENLKMSLDHTMAKVLSELASFTEGDVKQDDITFIGCEIQSLS is encoded by the coding sequence ATGCGGACACTCCTAACAGTCATTTTGTCGGGTTTGGCACTATCATGTTCCCGATTGGAAATTCAAAAGTCCATCACAGATGATAGTTTTGTTCCGCAAAAAATCGATTATGCAATCTCTTCTGCCACTGAAGTCAATTTTCAAAAACTCCGTTGGACACCTATCTTTAAAAACAACTTAAGTTTGGGTTTCCAATCGGATCATGTATACCTTAGAATCAAAGCAACCAACCAAACTTCCGCAAACAAACTGATTCTCGATTTAGGAAATCCACATTTAGATTTTGTTCGTGTATATGAAGATGGAAACCCTGAACCCATAAAAGAAGGTGGTGATTTTATCGCACATTCACACTGGGATGCGTTTTCAAAATCCATCGCTTTCGAATTGGATTGGAAAGAAAATGAAACCAAAACATTAATTTTAGAAACCAAATCTTCATCAAATGTAAGTTATTTGATTCGTTTTTATTCCAAAGATACTTTTTATTTAAAAGAAAATTTAGAAAACACAATTCTCGGATTTTTTTACGGAACCATATTCATTATGGTAATTTACAATTTATTCATTTATTTTATCTTAAAAGAAAAAGCATACATCACTTATTCCGTATCCATTTTTTTTAATTTGGCCCTACAGATGTATTTGAATGGAATATTAAACCAAGTGATCACTCTTGATCATCCAGAAATTCACAATCGGATTGGTAGCATCATTGTTACCTGTTCAGCTGTATCTGGTTGGACTTTTGCTCAACAAACTTTGAATCTACGAGAATCAAATCCCTGGTCTCATAGACTCATTCAATCTTTAAAAATTATTGTTTTGTTTTATATTTTGATTCCTTATTCTTATTTGCCCATAAACATTGCTGTTCGTTTAGGAAATCTCATTGCGCAGTTATTTGTAGTTTCTGTCCTTGTTGTTGCTTTAATCAATTATAGTACAGGAAACAAACAAGCAAGGTTGTTTCTTTTTGGTTGGATTACATTATTATTTGGAATTTTGATGTATACTTTGATGCAAAATGGTGTTTTGCCAGTAAATCTATTTACGATTTATGCAAATCAAATTGGTTCCACTTTGGAAGCGGGAATTTTATCACTTGCTCTCGCCAATAAAATCAATGAACTAAAAGAAGAAAAAGCCAATACTCAAGCCTTAGCACTTGTCACTCTTGAAGAAAAAGTAAGAGAACGAACCAAAACTTTGGATGAATCATTGAACTTAATCAAAAAGGATTTAAACGTTGCTAAAAAAATCCAAAAAACTTTGTTCTCTGATATCAAAACAAGTGATCCCAGAATCCACTTTCATTCCTATTACCAATCGATGTCAGAAGTCGGTGGTGATTTTTATGACTTAACACAAGTAAAACCTGATTACTATCGTATCTTTGTAGCAGATGCCACGGGGCATGGAATCCAAGCTGCTCTCATTACCATGGCGATCAAAGCCGAATATGAATCACTCAAAATGATTTATGACCATCCAGATGATTTGGTCTTTCATATGAACCAAATCTTTATCAATAAATATAGTAATATCCAAACTATTTTCACATGTTCTGTCTGTGATATTGATCTTAAAAACAAATTATTGTTTTATGCCTCAGCCGGCCACCCAGACCAAATCCACCAAAGAGTTTATGATATCAAATTACTTCCAAGAACTGGAAAAATCATTGGGCTTATGGACCATACCCAGTATAGAATCATCGAACACCAGATCGAAGAAGGGGATCGGATTTTCCTTTTTACCGATGGAATCTTTGAACAGTTCAATGAAGAGAAAGAACTCTTTGGAGAAGAGCGTTTGTATGATATTTTAAAAGAGAACCTAAAGATGAGTTTGGATCATACAATGGCAAAAGTACTCAGTGAACTAGCTTCGTTTACTGAAGGAGACGTAAAACAAGACGATATTACATTTATCGGTTGCGAAATTCAAAGTCTAAGTTGA
- a CDS encoding gamma carbonic anhydrase family protein: protein MPVFTKPFIHPSATAFGMIEYGTSVSLWPGAVVRADMNTIKLGSYVNIQDNSTLHTDSTSPISIGEWTLVGHNVMIHGCKIGRGVLVGIGSVVLDNAEIGDGSQIAAGCMIRGGKKIPPRSLVVPNGSDIKIFPGKAKPELTVAGCIEYAHLSVRFEKNIFVPFQKEEETHFVNQAKEIISNLGI, encoded by the coding sequence ATTCCTGTTTTTACTAAACCGTTCATCCACCCTTCTGCAACTGCCTTTGGTATGATCGAATATGGAACTTCCGTATCTTTATGGCCAGGTGCAGTGGTACGAGCCGATATGAACACAATCAAACTAGGAAGTTATGTCAATATTCAAGACAATTCCACATTGCATACAGATAGCACAAGCCCCATTTCGATCGGAGAATGGACGTTAGTTGGCCATAATGTAATGATACATGGTTGTAAAATTGGGAGAGGAGTTCTTGTTGGAATTGGTTCTGTCGTTTTAGATAATGCAGAAATAGGTGACGGTTCCCAAATTGCTGCGGGTTGTATGATTCGCGGAGGAAAAAAAATCCCGCCAAGATCCCTTGTGGTTCCCAATGGTTCGGATATCAAAATTTTTCCGGGTAAGGCAAAACCAGAATTAACAGTAGCAGGTTGTATCGAATACGCCCATCTTTCTGTTCGTTTTGAAAAAAATATCTTTGTTCCTTTTCAAAAAGAAGAAGAAACCCATTTTGTAAACCAAGCGAAAGAAATCATTTCAAACTTAGGAATCTAA